The Sebastes umbrosus isolate fSebUmb1 chromosome 4, fSebUmb1.pri, whole genome shotgun sequence genome has a window encoding:
- the LOC119487496 gene encoding Golgi apparatus membrane protein TVP23 homolog A-like isoform X2 — protein sequence MSEDTQDTEDVELDFAADEQERAQRSAVIRHPLASFFHLFFRVVAIVTYLLCDMISENFASCFVLIITLLSFDFWSVKNVTGRLLVGLRWWNQIDEDGKSLWVFEAKKASRGNNIGTEAEARIFWLGLIICPLIWTFFFFTSLFSLKIKWLSLVVASISLQVANLYGYLRCKAVGEDGQPADIRSFTGQHLLQRPDIIFGIL from the exons ATGTCGGAGGACACGCAGGACACGGAGGATGTGGAGCTGGACTTTGCTGCTGACGAGCAGGAGAGGGCGCAGAGGAGCGCAGTCATAAG ACACCCCCTCGCCTCCTTCTTCCACCTGTTCTTCCGGGTAGTTGCCATCGTCACCTATTTGCTCTGTGACATGATCAGCGAGAACTTTGCATCGTGTTTTGTCCTGATCATCACTCTGCTCTCTTTTGACTTCTGGTCTGTCAAG AATGTGACCGGCAGGCTGCTGGTCGGCCTGCGCTGGTGGAATCAGATCGACGAGGATGGAAAGAGCCTCTGGGTGTTCGAGGCCAAAAAA gcctCCCGGGGCAATAACATCGGGACGGAGGCAGAGGCAAGGATATTTTGGCTGGGTCTCATCATCTGCCCTCTCATTTGgacgttcttcttcttcacctccctcttctctctgaaGATTAAATGGCTG TCACTTGTGGTAGCTAGTATTTCCCTCCAAGTGGCAAATCTCTATGGTTACCTACGCTGCAAAGCAGTGGGAGAGGACGGCCAGCCTGCAGACATTCGCTCTTTCACGGGACAGCACCTCCTGCAGCGT CCAGACATCATCTTTGGAATACTATGA
- the LOC119487496 gene encoding Golgi apparatus membrane protein TVP23 homolog A-like isoform X1 — translation MTMSEDTQDTEDVELDFAADEQERAQRSAVIRHPLASFFHLFFRVVAIVTYLLCDMISENFASCFVLIITLLSFDFWSVKNVTGRLLVGLRWWNQIDEDGKSLWVFEAKKASRGNNIGTEAEARIFWLGLIICPLIWTFFFFTSLFSLKIKWLSLVVASISLQVANLYGYLRCKAVGEDGQPADIRSFTGQHLLQRPDIIFGIL, via the exons ATG ACGATGTCGGAGGACACGCAGGACACGGAGGATGTGGAGCTGGACTTTGCTGCTGACGAGCAGGAGAGGGCGCAGAGGAGCGCAGTCATAAG ACACCCCCTCGCCTCCTTCTTCCACCTGTTCTTCCGGGTAGTTGCCATCGTCACCTATTTGCTCTGTGACATGATCAGCGAGAACTTTGCATCGTGTTTTGTCCTGATCATCACTCTGCTCTCTTTTGACTTCTGGTCTGTCAAG AATGTGACCGGCAGGCTGCTGGTCGGCCTGCGCTGGTGGAATCAGATCGACGAGGATGGAAAGAGCCTCTGGGTGTTCGAGGCCAAAAAA gcctCCCGGGGCAATAACATCGGGACGGAGGCAGAGGCAAGGATATTTTGGCTGGGTCTCATCATCTGCCCTCTCATTTGgacgttcttcttcttcacctccctcttctctctgaaGATTAAATGGCTG TCACTTGTGGTAGCTAGTATTTCCCTCCAAGTGGCAAATCTCTATGGTTACCTACGCTGCAAAGCAGTGGGAGAGGACGGCCAGCCTGCAGACATTCGCTCTTTCACGGGACAGCACCTCCTGCAGCGT CCAGACATCATCTTTGGAATACTATGA